One stretch of Bosea vaviloviae DNA includes these proteins:
- a CDS encoding glycosyltransferase family 2 protein, with translation MTDSPAVPPPILSVVVPVRNEVGNVGPLLADIETACATIGGFEVIFVNDGSSDGTAQALMGLIVSRPWLRVVTHAQSCGQSAAVRSGVRHARSAIVATLDGDGQNDPAFLPRMLEALQQAGLQAGLVQGQRVGRKDTGFKKLQSRIANGVRGRILKDGTRDTGCGLKCFRREAYLALPYFDALHRFMPALMAREGYGIVHVEVRDRPRLTGVSNYGFFDRLWVGILDLAGVWWLIRRRKRIPQIVPDTQS, from the coding sequence TTGACCGACAGCCCCGCAGTTCCACCGCCGATCCTCAGCGTCGTCGTCCCCGTCCGCAACGAGGTCGGCAATGTCGGCCCCTTGCTGGCCGACATCGAGACCGCCTGCGCCACGATCGGTGGTTTCGAGGTGATCTTCGTCAATGACGGCTCGAGCGATGGCACCGCGCAGGCGCTGATGGGGCTGATAGTGAGCCGGCCCTGGCTGCGCGTCGTCACTCACGCACAGTCCTGCGGTCAGAGCGCGGCCGTGCGCAGCGGCGTACGCCATGCCCGCTCGGCGATCGTCGCGACGCTCGACGGCGATGGCCAGAACGACCCGGCTTTCCTGCCGCGCATGCTGGAGGCGCTGCAGCAGGCGGGTCTGCAGGCCGGGCTCGTGCAGGGGCAGCGCGTCGGGCGCAAGGACACCGGCTTCAAGAAGCTGCAATCGCGCATCGCCAACGGCGTGCGCGGGCGCATCCTCAAGGATGGCACGCGCGACACCGGCTGCGGTCTGAAATGCTTCCGCCGCGAGGCCTATCTCGCCTTGCCTTATTTTGATGCGCTGCATCGCTTCATGCCGGCGCTGATGGCGCGCGAGGGCTATGGCATCGTGCATGTCGAGGTCCGCGACCGGCCCCGGCTCACCGGCGTCTCGAATTACGGCTTCTTCGACCGGCTTTGGGTCGGTATTCTAGACCTTGCCGGCGTCTGGTGGTTGATCCGCCGGCGCAAGCGCATTCCTCAGATCGTGCCGGACACGCAATCATGA
- a CDS encoding lipid-A-disaccharide synthase N-terminal domain-containing protein, producing the protein MIISIGHAVSDYIYDVFVLKFDFWLAFGIIAQLLFTARFLVQWLASEREGNSVMPLSFWYFSMAGGAMTLIYGIVRREPIIIMGQALAVVIYVRNLMLIFSNRKNRSAS; encoded by the coding sequence ATGATCATCTCGATCGGCCACGCCGTATCCGACTATATCTACGACGTCTTCGTGCTGAAGTTCGACTTCTGGCTCGCCTTCGGCATCATCGCGCAGTTGCTGTTCACGGCGCGTTTCCTGGTGCAGTGGCTCGCCAGCGAGCGCGAGGGCAATTCCGTGATGCCGCTCTCCTTCTGGTATTTCTCGATGGCCGGCGGCGCCATGACGCTGATCTACGGCATCGTCCGGCGCGAGCCGATCATCATCATGGGCCAGGCGCTGGCGGTGGTGATCTATGTGCGCAATCTCATGCTGATCTTCAGCAACCGCAAAAACCGCTCGGCCTCATAG
- a CDS encoding transporter substrate-binding domain-containing protein, producing the protein MPGNPSSPIVFAYLDEPPFCFPTEGGTAGGSDVELVTAVLKALGIASFETRLTSFAELLPGLVDGRWTITTPLFISQERLELVDFSHPVWALADGLMTRQADSARLTCYEALARDGRSRLAVVSDQVQEQTGLKAGIPDGRILRVATQEDAVDLVRSGRADAYASVAMAHRGYLALHPDPRLAVVTVRAAMPARGAFAFAKSAAGFRRRFDEALRSQLGSAGHRSMMARYGFSPDDLTLDHLAFGR; encoded by the coding sequence GTGCCGGGCAACCCATCGAGCCCGATCGTCTTCGCCTATCTCGACGAACCGCCCTTCTGCTTTCCGACGGAAGGCGGGACGGCGGGAGGCAGTGATGTCGAACTGGTGACGGCTGTGCTCAAGGCGCTCGGCATCGCTTCGTTCGAGACGCGGCTGACGAGCTTCGCCGAGCTGTTGCCCGGCCTCGTCGACGGGCGCTGGACGATCACCACCCCGCTCTTCATCTCGCAGGAGCGGCTGGAACTCGTTGATTTCAGCCATCCGGTCTGGGCTCTGGCCGACGGCCTGATGACCAGGCAGGCGGATAGCGCGCGTCTGACATGTTATGAAGCCCTGGCGCGCGACGGGCGCTCACGGCTCGCGGTCGTGTCCGATCAGGTCCAGGAACAGACCGGATTGAAAGCAGGCATCCCCGATGGTCGCATCCTGCGGGTCGCCACGCAGGAGGATGCCGTGGATTTGGTGCGATCGGGACGCGCCGACGCCTATGCCAGCGTCGCCATGGCGCATCGCGGCTACCTCGCGCTCCACCCCGACCCCAGGCTTGCCGTCGTCACGGTACGAGCCGCTATGCCGGCTCGTGGCGCTTTTGCCTTCGCCAAATCGGCTGCTGGTTTCAGGCGGCGTTTCGATGAGGCCTTGCGCAGCCAGCTCGGCAGCGCCGGGCACCGCAGCATGATGGCACGCTACGGGTTTTCGCCCGACGACCTGACGCTCGATCACCTCGCATTCGGACGGTAG
- a CDS encoding ArnT family glycosyltransferase has protein sequence MVSLTPAIERITSFASTSHLRACALLFLLALAAFLPGFSTLQPLDRDEPRFAQASKQMLESGDFVDIRFQAEARHKKPVGIYWLQSAAVSAGEALGVPQARTQIWLYRLPSLVGAVAAVLLTYWALLAFVSPPLALLGGALMAACVLLGVEARIAKTDAVLAACAVATMGALARTWLDWTRSLAFVPSRWNWLVFWGATAIGLLIKGPIVPMVWGLAMIVLCVSERGVRWLKPLRFGPGLLLCLIVVLPWFVAIMMKTGGSFFAESVGQDMLGKVSEGQEKHWGPPGLYLLVFFGTYWPAAAFAAMAIPFAWVRRREPQILFLLAWIIPSWIVFEAVPTKLPHYVLPLYPAITALLLLALVNGGIDRFRRGAVATAALVFLVPLALVGVILYGNWTLDQALPYLALPLLALMLLVAWRVVAAFRRGDLEGALWRCVLASLLLGAGVYGFAVESLHSLKLSPRLAETVATAGCTDPKVITAGYREPSLVFLTGTDLAMAADGAAVASFLNQPGCRIAFVEKRFAAEFQTAISQAGLTPRLLTTLNGFNLNGGRRLEIAVFVRP, from the coding sequence ATGGTTTCGCTGACCCCTGCGATCGAGCGCATCACGAGCTTTGCTTCAACGAGCCATCTGCGCGCCTGTGCCCTGTTGTTCCTGCTGGCGCTCGCCGCCTTCCTGCCCGGCTTCAGCACACTCCAGCCGCTCGACCGCGACGAACCGCGCTTCGCGCAAGCCTCCAAGCAGATGCTGGAGAGCGGCGATTTCGTCGATATTCGCTTCCAGGCCGAGGCGCGTCACAAGAAGCCGGTCGGCATCTACTGGCTGCAGAGCGCGGCGGTCTCGGCCGGCGAGGCGCTCGGTGTGCCGCAGGCGCGGACCCAGATCTGGCTTTACCGCCTGCCCTCGCTGGTCGGTGCCGTGGCGGCGGTGCTCCTGACCTATTGGGCGCTGCTCGCTTTCGTCAGCCCGCCATTGGCCCTGCTTGGCGGGGCGTTGATGGCGGCCTGCGTGCTGCTCGGCGTCGAGGCGCGCATCGCCAAGACCGATGCGGTGCTGGCCGCCTGCGCGGTCGCGACCATGGGCGCGCTCGCGCGGACCTGGCTCGACTGGACGCGCTCGCTCGCCTTCGTGCCGAGCCGCTGGAACTGGCTCGTCTTCTGGGGCGCCACTGCGATCGGTTTGCTGATCAAGGGGCCGATCGTGCCGATGGTCTGGGGCCTCGCCATGATCGTGCTCTGCGTGAGCGAGCGTGGCGTCCGCTGGCTGAAGCCGCTGCGCTTCGGGCCGGGCCTGCTGCTCTGCCTCATCGTCGTGCTGCCCTGGTTCGTCGCCATTATGATGAAGACCGGCGGCTCCTTCTTCGCTGAGAGCGTCGGCCAGGACATGCTCGGCAAGGTCTCCGAGGGCCAGGAGAAGCATTGGGGGCCGCCTGGGCTCTATCTGCTGGTCTTCTTTGGCACCTATTGGCCGGCGGCGGCATTCGCGGCGATGGCGATCCCCTTCGCCTGGGTGCGCCGGCGCGAACCGCAGATCCTGTTCCTGCTGGCCTGGATCATCCCGTCCTGGATCGTCTTCGAGGCAGTGCCGACCAAGCTGCCGCATTATGTCCTGCCGCTCTATCCGGCCATCACCGCCCTGCTGCTGCTGGCGCTGGTCAATGGCGGCATTGACCGCTTCCGGCGTGGAGCCGTGGCGACCGCCGCGCTGGTGTTCCTGGTCCCGCTCGCGCTTGTCGGGGTAATCCTCTACGGCAACTGGACGCTCGACCAGGCCTTGCCTTATCTGGCGCTGCCGCTGCTTGCCTTGATGCTGCTCGTCGCCTGGCGCGTGGTTGCGGCCTTCCGTCGTGGCGATCTCGAAGGCGCGCTCTGGCGCTGCGTGCTGGCAAGCCTGCTGCTTGGTGCCGGCGTCTATGGTTTCGCGGTCGAAAGCCTGCATTCGTTGAAGCTCTCGCCGCGCCTGGCCGAGACCGTCGCCACGGCCGGTTGCACCGATCCCAAGGTCATCACGGCGGGTTATCGCGAGCCGAGCCTGGTCTTCCTGACCGGCACCGATCTCGCCATGGCGGCGGATGGCGCAGCAGTGGCATCCTTCCTGAATCAACCCGGCTGCCGCATCGCCTTCGTCGAGAAGCGCTTCGCGGCCGAGTTCCAGACGGCGATCTCCCAGGCCGGCCTGACGCCGCGTTTGCTGACCACGCTGAACGGTTTCAATCTCAATGGCGGCCGCCGGCTCGAGATCGCGGTGTTCGTGCGCCCGTGA
- the metC gene encoding cystathionine beta-lyase: MKKLSPPDFARLREKTRLVLAGRDPADSYGFVNPAIVRGSTVIYPNMEDFLARKSRYTYGTQGNPTIDALIAALNTMEGGAGVVVCPSGLLACTLPMLAVLSAGDHLLVTDSVYRPTRNFCDRMLPRLGIEVSYYDPAVGGDIAKLFKPNTKAVWTEAPGSQTFEMQDIPAIVDAAHARDVLVLMDNTWATPLFFDSHKFGVDISVQAGTKYYAGHSDVLIGTVSARTPEQYKLVRDCWETLGVIIAPEDAFLTLRGIRTMHIRLKEQMPAGLDMAQWLSERPEVARVLHPALPSDPGHALWKRDFTGASSLFAIELKPVAMKAVGAMLDGLTLFGMGASWGGYESLALPFDCKPYRTATTPNFAGPTVRLHIGLEDIEDLKADLDAGFARLRAAS; encoded by the coding sequence ATGAAAAAGCTGTCCCCGCCTGACTTCGCGCGCCTGCGCGAGAAAACCCGCCTCGTCCTTGCAGGCCGCGATCCGGCCGATAGCTATGGTTTCGTCAATCCCGCGATCGTACGCGGCTCGACGGTGATCTATCCCAATATGGAGGATTTCCTCGCCCGGAAGTCGCGCTACACCTATGGCACGCAGGGCAACCCGACGATCGATGCACTGATCGCGGCGCTGAACACCATGGAAGGCGGCGCGGGCGTCGTCGTCTGCCCCTCAGGCCTGCTCGCCTGCACCTTGCCGATGCTGGCGGTGCTCTCGGCCGGCGATCACCTTCTGGTGACCGACAGTGTCTACCGGCCGACGCGCAATTTCTGCGACAGGATGCTGCCGCGCCTGGGCATCGAGGTCAGCTATTACGATCCGGCCGTCGGCGGCGATATCGCAAAGCTGTTCAAGCCGAACACCAAGGCTGTCTGGACCGAGGCGCCGGGCTCGCAGACCTTCGAGATGCAGGACATTCCGGCCATCGTGGACGCCGCGCATGCCCGCGACGTGCTGGTGCTGATGGACAACACCTGGGCGACGCCGCTGTTCTTCGACAGCCACAAATTCGGCGTCGACATCTCGGTACAGGCCGGCACGAAATACTATGCCGGCCACTCCGACGTGCTGATCGGCACCGTCTCGGCGCGCACGCCCGAGCAATACAAGCTGGTCCGGGACTGCTGGGAGACGCTCGGCGTCATCATCGCGCCCGAGGACGCCTTCCTGACGTTGCGCGGCATCCGCACCATGCATATTCGCCTGAAGGAGCAGATGCCGGCCGGCCTGGACATGGCGCAGTGGCTAAGCGAGCGCCCGGAAGTGGCGCGGGTGCTGCATCCGGCGCTGCCGAGCGACCCCGGCCACGCGCTCTGGAAGCGCGATTTCACCGGCGCGTCATCGCTGTTTGCGATCGAGTTGAAGCCCGTGGCGATGAAGGCCGTCGGCGCCATGCTGGACGGCCTGACCCTGTTCGGCATGGGCGCGTCCTGGGGCGGCTATGAGAGCCTCGCTTTGCCCTTCGACTGCAAGCCCTACCGCACGGCGACGACGCCAAACTTCGCGGGGCCGACGGTCCGCCTGCATATCGGGCTCGAGGACATCGAGGATCTGAAGGCCGATCTCGACGCCGGTTTCGCCCGGCTGCGTGCGGCGAGCTGA